In Bacillus sp. SB49, a single window of DNA contains:
- the flhF gene encoding flagellar biosynthesis protein FlhF, with translation MKIRKIQAPTMPEAMKKVRKELGADAVILNSKNIKTGGFLGFFKREQTEVIAAIDPEDQKKQGSELEVNMPPSKDEEAIVKEIRQMKELLLKKDSHYPPLYQHAYEYLISKEVETDLAGYFVDALLEKYEQTEDTEVLKQRLTNEIYDHLKGLSFGKSTFSKPFVHLVGPTGVGKTTTLAKLAADAILHRQQKVGFITTDTYRIAAVDQLKTYATILNVPLEVAYNADDFKAAREKFADYDLVFVDTAGRNFRDAAYVEELKDLIDFDNDSENFLVLSLTSKLVDMKAVYKEFKDLPVDQLIFTKMDETVHIGSAVNMASSTGKGIAYFTNGQDVPDDRKEASPMYLARLLMEGFAHE, from the coding sequence ATGAAAATAAGAAAAATCCAGGCGCCAACGATGCCAGAAGCGATGAAGAAGGTGCGAAAGGAGCTTGGAGCGGATGCCGTCATTTTGAATTCTAAAAACATAAAGACTGGCGGATTCCTCGGTTTTTTCAAGCGTGAGCAGACGGAGGTTATTGCGGCAATCGATCCGGAAGACCAAAAAAAACAGGGCAGTGAACTAGAGGTAAACATGCCGCCATCCAAGGATGAAGAGGCAATCGTGAAAGAAATCCGGCAGATGAAAGAACTGCTGTTAAAGAAGGATTCACACTATCCACCTCTCTATCAACACGCCTATGAATATTTAATTTCTAAAGAAGTGGAGACAGATCTTGCCGGCTACTTCGTTGATGCACTGCTGGAAAAATACGAGCAGACAGAAGATACGGAGGTGTTAAAGCAACGACTGACAAATGAAATATACGACCATTTGAAGGGGTTGAGTTTCGGAAAGTCGACGTTTTCTAAACCTTTTGTACATCTGGTCGGTCCCACGGGAGTCGGGAAGACGACCACCCTTGCAAAACTGGCAGCCGACGCTATACTTCACCGGCAGCAGAAGGTTGGATTCATTACGACGGACACCTACCGAATCGCTGCTGTAGACCAGCTTAAGACGTATGCCACCATTCTCAATGTTCCTCTGGAAGTAGCCTATAATGCGGATGATTTCAAGGCAGCAAGAGAAAAGTTCGCAGATTATGATCTTGTCTTCGTAGATACCGCAGGGCGGAATTTCCGTGATGCTGCTTATGTAGAGGAATTGAAAGATTTAATTGATTTCGACAACGATTCGGAGAATTTTCTCGTGTTGAGTCTTACGAGCAAGCTAGTTGACATGAAGGCGGTTTACAAAGAATTCAAAGATCTTCCTGTCGATCAGTTGATATTTACGAAGATGGATGAAACGGTCCATATCGGAAGTGCTGTCAATATGGCTTCATCCACAGGAAAGGGAATTGCGTACTTCACCAATGGTCAGGATGTGCCTGATGATAGAAAAGAAGCATCGCCTATGTACCTTGCCAGGTTGCTGATGGAGGGATTCGCTCATGAATGA
- a CDS encoding MinD/ParA family protein, whose amino-acid sequence MNDQAQQLRQRMENDTVPTARTIAVISGKGGVGKTNISVNFALTLQKKGRRVLLIDLDIGMGNVDILLGVTPAYSFPDLFRRGLSVRDIIEEGPAGLGYISGGSGLSDIFHMDEGDFGFFQDQFRQLLEVYEYIILDMGAGATEESLAFIRSADEAVLVTTPEPTAMTDGYAMIKHVVQRAPDLPISVLVNRVLDAREGRETMDKLKTVAMRFLKKELNETGLLPDDSAVLRAVRRQRPFVLDSQGSKAGTMMKHIVGNYLNEKQPERTGKFLYKLKNLMFARGKR is encoded by the coding sequence ATGAATGACCAGGCACAGCAGCTGCGTCAGAGGATGGAAAACGATACCGTTCCTACGGCGAGGACGATTGCAGTCATAAGTGGAAAAGGCGGAGTAGGAAAAACCAACATATCTGTTAACTTCGCATTGACACTTCAGAAAAAAGGAAGACGGGTGCTGCTGATCGATCTGGATATCGGAATGGGAAACGTTGATATTTTATTAGGAGTGACTCCGGCTTATTCTTTTCCTGACTTATTCCGCAGGGGATTATCCGTCAGAGACATCATAGAGGAAGGTCCTGCCGGGCTTGGCTATATTTCCGGTGGATCAGGGTTGTCGGACATTTTTCATATGGATGAGGGGGACTTTGGTTTCTTTCAAGATCAGTTCCGGCAGCTATTGGAAGTCTATGAGTATATTATTCTTGATATGGGGGCGGGAGCTACTGAAGAAAGCCTTGCTTTCATACGCTCGGCCGATGAAGCGGTGCTGGTTACGACGCCTGAGCCGACGGCAATGACGGATGGATATGCCATGATCAAGCATGTAGTCCAAAGGGCGCCGGATCTGCCAATTTCCGTTTTAGTAAACAGGGTTCTGGATGCCCGTGAAGGGCGTGAAACCATGGACAAGCTCAAAACAGTAGCTATGCGCTTTCTTAAAAAGGAGTTGAACGAAACAGGCCTCCTTCCTGATGACAGCGCCGTTCTTAGAGCGGTAAGGCGACAAAGGCCCTTTGTGCTTGATTCTCAAGGGAGCAAGGCAGGAACGATGATGAAGCATATCGTCGGAAATTATTTAAACGAAAAGCAGCCGGAGCGGACCGGTAAATTTCTTTATAAGCTGAAGAATCTGATGTTTGCAAGGGGGAAGCGATGA
- a CDS encoding protein-glutamate methylesterase/protein-glutamine glutaminase → MNKIRVLIIDDSAFMRRILTDILERDARIEVVAAARNGRDGLEKMEALEPDVITLDVEMPVMDGLTTLEIIMQKRPTPVVMVSSLTKEGGDSTIKALSLGAVDVIQKPSGSISLDMETVQYQVIRKVIAAGGANVTALPTSTKQEKQRTHPRLRAENRRNLIAIGTSTGGPRALQEVLTSLPRELPVPVLIVQHMPKGFTKSLSERLNRLAEITIKEAEDGERLEQGTAYIAPGDFHMTVRERGGEWYTVLDQTPALSGHRPSVNRLFSSLSDLAGVTPSVVVMTGMGADGSEGLHKLKQKIRHTYSITQSEGTCVVYGMPKAAVKSGLSDEVADLEDISKALILSLQNGRE, encoded by the coding sequence ATGAACAAGATTCGGGTTCTTATCATAGACGATTCGGCTTTCATGCGCCGGATCTTAACGGATATTTTGGAAAGGGATGCCAGAATAGAAGTGGTGGCTGCTGCAAGAAACGGTCGGGATGGGCTTGAGAAAATGGAGGCCCTTGAACCGGACGTGATTACATTGGATGTAGAAATGCCGGTGATGGACGGCTTGACCACCCTTGAAATCATTATGCAGAAGCGTCCGACGCCTGTCGTTATGGTGTCAAGTCTAACCAAGGAAGGCGGAGACAGCACCATTAAAGCCCTGAGCTTAGGTGCGGTGGATGTCATTCAAAAGCCGTCCGGATCCATTTCCCTTGATATGGAAACGGTCCAGTACCAGGTGATAAGGAAAGTAATAGCTGCGGGAGGAGCCAATGTTACTGCTCTTCCCACTTCCACTAAGCAGGAAAAGCAAAGGACCCACCCACGGTTAAGGGCGGAAAACAGAAGGAACTTGATTGCCATCGGAACATCGACCGGCGGCCCCAGAGCCCTGCAAGAGGTTCTTACCTCGTTGCCACGGGAGCTTCCTGTTCCCGTCTTAATCGTCCAACATATGCCGAAAGGATTTACGAAATCTCTCTCTGAGCGTCTCAACAGACTGGCAGAGATAACGATCAAAGAAGCGGAAGACGGCGAACGCTTGGAACAGGGGACGGCGTATATCGCTCCTGGAGATTTTCATATGACCGTCCGTGAACGGGGCGGTGAATGGTACACGGTGCTCGACCAGACGCCTGCTCTGTCCGGGCATCGCCCTTCGGTCAACCGGCTGTTTTCTTCCTTGTCAGACTTGGCGGGTGTTACTCCATCCGTAGTCGTCATGACGGGGATGGGAGCAGACGGTTCGGAAGGGTTGCATAAATTGAAACAGAAAATCCGGCATACCTACAGCATCACACAGTCCGAAGGGACGTGTGTCGTATACGGGATGCCTAAAGCAGCAGTGAAGTCGGGGTTGTCGGATGAAGTAGCCGATTTAGAGGATATCAGTAAGGCTTTAATCCTGTCACTCCAAAACGGAAGGGAGTAA
- a CDS encoding chemotaxis protein CheA: protein MEMNQYLEVFLDESREHLQAINDHLLVLEKNPEDLSIVNEIFRSAHTLKGMSATMGYQDLSDLTHKMENVLDAVRNGNIIVDGPVLDVVFDSVDDLEAMVVDIANGGNGERDVQKVVRMLQSIEEGTAAGQLDEAAATTADPLPEQGLPKVDEYTSAVLRQAEEQGHINYEVRVRLREDCLLKSVRVFMIFEVLEQMGEVLQTNPPAEDLENEAFEEQFTVLLTTTEPAEEVKEKVLQVSEVEQVDVSPYELPEQKAQEIKEVRKEETKEELESEKKQIGNKTIRINIDRLDALMNLFEELVIDRGRLEQISNEMKHDELQETVERMVRISGDLQSIILNMRMVPVEQVFNRFPRMVRQLSRDLHKEIHLSILGAETELDRTVIDEIGDPLVHLIRNALDHGIESPEIRTAQGKPPAGSLELKAYHSGNHVFIEITDDGAGINRDKVIEKAVGNRIITREQAETMTDSEVFELIMASGFSTADTISDVSGRGVGLDVVKNTIESLGGAITIESVSGEGSRFSIQLPLTLSIISVMLVEVQEEKYAIPLSSIIETAIVKKEDILHAHNKKVIDFRGRVVPLVFLKDILHVPESLEEKEHYSVVIVRKGEKMAALVVNTFIGQQEVVLKSLGEYLSGVFAISGATILGDGQVALILDSNALIK, encoded by the coding sequence ATGGAAATGAATCAGTATTTAGAAGTATTTCTCGATGAAAGCAGAGAGCATTTGCAAGCGATTAATGACCACCTGCTCGTACTAGAAAAGAATCCCGAGGATTTAAGCATTGTTAATGAAATTTTCCGTTCCGCTCATACGTTGAAAGGAATGTCTGCCACGATGGGGTATCAGGATCTCTCTGATCTGACACATAAAATGGAAAACGTCCTGGACGCCGTTCGCAACGGAAACATTATCGTTGATGGTCCGGTCCTTGATGTCGTCTTCGATTCCGTTGATGATTTAGAAGCGATGGTCGTGGATATAGCCAATGGAGGAAATGGAGAGAGGGATGTGCAGAAAGTCGTTCGCATGCTTCAATCCATAGAGGAAGGCACTGCGGCTGGTCAGTTGGATGAAGCGGCTGCGACAACAGCCGATCCCCTGCCCGAGCAGGGTCTTCCAAAGGTTGATGAATATACCTCCGCCGTCCTTCGCCAAGCGGAGGAGCAGGGACATATTAATTATGAGGTTCGGGTTCGTTTAAGGGAGGACTGCCTGCTCAAGTCGGTCCGCGTGTTCATGATATTTGAAGTTCTCGAACAAATGGGGGAAGTGCTGCAAACGAATCCACCTGCAGAAGATTTGGAGAATGAAGCCTTCGAAGAACAGTTCACCGTCTTGCTGACGACAACAGAACCGGCGGAGGAAGTAAAGGAGAAAGTTCTTCAGGTTTCGGAAGTGGAGCAAGTGGACGTTTCTCCTTATGAGCTTCCTGAACAAAAGGCGCAGGAGATAAAAGAAGTACGAAAAGAAGAGACGAAGGAAGAGTTAGAATCAGAGAAGAAGCAGATTGGAAATAAAACGATACGAATCAATATCGACCGACTGGATGCATTAATGAATTTGTTTGAAGAACTTGTCATCGATCGTGGGCGGCTGGAACAAATTTCTAATGAAATGAAGCATGACGAGCTTCAGGAAACGGTAGAGCGGATGGTCCGGATCTCCGGTGATCTGCAGAGCATCATTTTAAATATGCGTATGGTGCCTGTTGAACAGGTGTTTAATCGCTTTCCAAGAATGGTTCGTCAACTTTCAAGGGATCTCCATAAAGAGATCCATCTCTCCATACTTGGAGCAGAAACGGAGCTGGATCGAACCGTCATTGACGAAATCGGTGATCCGCTTGTCCACCTTATTCGTAATGCGCTTGATCATGGGATTGAAAGTCCGGAAATCCGCACAGCGCAAGGGAAGCCCCCGGCAGGAAGTTTGGAGCTCAAGGCTTACCACAGCGGAAACCATGTGTTCATCGAAATTACGGATGACGGTGCCGGAATAAATAGGGATAAGGTAATTGAAAAAGCTGTTGGTAACCGGATAATCACACGGGAACAAGCGGAAACCATGACGGATTCGGAAGTGTTCGAGTTGATCATGGCAAGCGGCTTCTCCACTGCTGATACTATTTCTGATGTATCCGGCAGAGGAGTCGGCCTTGATGTCGTAAAGAATACGATTGAATCTCTGGGGGGAGCCATCACGATTGAGAGTGTCTCCGGAGAAGGGAGCAGATTCTCTATTCAGCTTCCTCTGACACTTTCCATTATTTCCGTCATGCTTGTGGAAGTCCAGGAAGAGAAGTACGCAATTCCGCTTTCTTCTATAATAGAAACCGCGATTGTCAAGAAGGAAGACATCCTCCATGCCCACAATAAGAAGGTCATCGACTTCCGCGGGCGGGTCGTTCCACTTGTTTTTTTAAAAGACATCCTTCATGTACCGGAATCGCTGGAAGAAAAGGAGCATTATTCCGTTGTTATCGTTCGAAAAGGAGAAAAAATGGCAGCTCTCGTTGTCAATACGTTCATTGGACAGCAGGAAGTCGTGCTGAAATCACTCGGAGAGTACCTCTCCGGTGTATTCGCCATCTCGGGGGCTACAATACTTGGGGATGGACAGGTAGCGCTCATTCTGGACAGCAATGCACTAATTAAATAG
- a CDS encoding chemotaxis protein CheW, whose protein sequence is MTEQSRSIKKVIVFQINNEEYTVPVDQVGSIERMMPITRVPGTSAFVKGVLNLRGVVTPVIDLRERFGLPFKEADERTRIITVTVGELNVGLIVDAANDVLDLDETDVEPPPEIVGTVEAEYIQGVAKQEHRLLILLNLEKILSEEEAKSLQKAGN, encoded by the coding sequence ATGACGGAACAAAGCCGATCCATTAAGAAAGTCATCGTCTTTCAAATCAATAATGAAGAATATACGGTCCCGGTTGATCAAGTAGGTTCTATAGAAAGAATGATGCCGATCACCCGTGTTCCGGGGACAAGTGCATTTGTTAAAGGTGTCTTAAATCTGAGAGGAGTAGTCACTCCTGTCATTGACCTTAGAGAACGATTCGGCCTGCCGTTCAAAGAAGCTGATGAGAGAACGAGGATTATCACGGTAACGGTGGGAGAGCTGAATGTCGGGTTGATTGTGGATGCAGCGAATGATGTGCTTGACCTGGACGAAACGGATGTCGAACCACCGCCTGAGATTGTCGGTACCGTAGAGGCGGAATATATACAGGGTGTTGCTAAACAGGAACACAGGCTTCTCATTTTGTTGAATTTGGAGAAAATCCTCTCAGAAGAAGAAGCGAAGAGCTTACAAAAGGCTGGAAATTAA
- a CDS encoding chemotaxis protein CheC, with amino-acid sequence MEDSFSYTKAHIDVWREIGTIGAGHAATALSRLLGRGFDMHVPDVHAAGFDEVLKLAGGSEEEVVGVCLQIHGDASGYMFFLFSPKQAAMFADHLTFAAGQSYRNDPTLAVSAVKELGNILSGSYLAALNQMTALTMYPSIPSLSKDMAGAVLSEGLVRIAVDRDTALVIETVLVDREKAESMKGHIFFFPDPVSYDRIFKSLGIQADG; translated from the coding sequence ATGGAGGATAGCTTCAGCTATACTAAGGCACACATAGACGTGTGGAGGGAGATAGGGACGATCGGCGCCGGACATGCTGCGACGGCCCTTTCCCGTCTTCTGGGCAGAGGCTTTGACATGCATGTTCCCGATGTCCATGCTGCTGGTTTCGATGAGGTGCTGAAACTTGCTGGAGGGAGCGAAGAAGAAGTGGTAGGAGTCTGCCTGCAAATCCACGGCGACGCCTCTGGATATATGTTCTTTCTTTTCTCTCCTAAACAAGCCGCCATGTTCGCAGACCACTTGACTTTTGCGGCCGGGCAGTCATATAGAAACGATCCGACGCTGGCTGTATCTGCCGTCAAAGAACTTGGGAACATTTTGTCCGGCTCGTATTTAGCAGCATTGAACCAAATGACAGCACTCACGATGTACCCGTCCATTCCTTCTTTATCCAAGGATATGGCAGGTGCCGTCCTCAGTGAAGGGCTGGTTCGAATTGCCGTTGACAGGGACACTGCTCTGGTTATAGAGACGGTTCTGGTGGACCGCGAGAAAGCGGAATCGATGAAAGGGCACATTTTCTTCTTTCCGGATCCTGTATCCTATGACCGTATTTTTAAGTCGTTGGGAATTCAAGCGGATGGGTGA
- a CDS encoding chemotaxis protein CheD, which translates to MLIRVGIGEMAGVKAPDTIRTSGLGSCVGIVLYEERSKFAAMGHIMLPDSTVSRNARNRAKYADTAVEDLCRLIKEQRVPLHKVKAKIAGGSQMFQFGEANDTMRIGPRNVKAVRQCLAKVHIPIVAADVGGSKGRTIEFDPSTNALKIRTVGAGERII; encoded by the coding sequence ATGCTCATACGTGTAGGGATAGGGGAGATGGCTGGTGTGAAAGCTCCGGACACGATTCGTACGTCGGGACTTGGTTCTTGTGTCGGAATCGTCCTTTACGAAGAGAGGTCAAAGTTCGCGGCCATGGGTCATATCATGCTGCCGGATTCGACGGTTTCAAGGAATGCGCGGAACCGGGCCAAGTATGCAGATACAGCTGTAGAAGATCTCTGCCGACTAATAAAAGAGCAGCGTGTTCCCCTACATAAGGTTAAAGCGAAAATTGCCGGTGGGTCACAAATGTTTCAGTTCGGGGAGGCAAATGACACGATGCGGATTGGGCCGAGGAACGTCAAAGCGGTACGTCAGTGTCTCGCAAAGGTTCATATTCCGATTGTCGCAGCAGACGTTGGGGGATCAAAAGGAAGAACAATTGAATTCGATCCTTCCACCAATGCCCTTAAGATACGAACGGTCGGGGCGGGGGAACGGATTATATAA
- a CDS encoding FliA/WhiG family RNA polymerase sigma factor: MASCLSPQEQQWWELWTKKQDVDAVNHLVERYDYLVNYHVQRISAHLPKSVSKDDVRSLGMFGLYDALKKFDPTRDLKFDTYASFRIRGSIMDGLRKEDWLPRSVRDKAKKVEQTTERLEQKLQRPPTSWEVAAELEVTQAEVEEIVKDSLYANVLSMEEKPKDGREDHKEGIGYSIPDEQTRTPQDSIVRKENFQELAKEIRQLNEKEQLVISLFYHEELTLTEIGHVLELTTSRISQIHAKAIYKLRHSLREMIEA; the protein is encoded by the coding sequence ATGGCCAGCTGTTTATCTCCTCAGGAACAACAGTGGTGGGAACTTTGGACGAAGAAGCAGGACGTAGATGCTGTCAACCACTTAGTCGAGCGATATGATTATCTTGTAAATTACCACGTACAAAGGATATCTGCCCACCTTCCAAAAAGCGTGAGCAAAGATGATGTCCGCAGCCTGGGCATGTTCGGTCTCTACGATGCGTTGAAGAAGTTCGATCCGACAAGAGATTTGAAATTCGATACCTATGCATCTTTCAGAATCAGGGGCTCCATTATGGACGGTCTCAGAAAAGAGGACTGGCTCCCAAGATCTGTCCGGGACAAAGCTAAGAAGGTGGAACAGACGACAGAAAGGCTGGAGCAGAAACTGCAGCGTCCTCCTACCTCATGGGAGGTGGCTGCAGAGCTTGAGGTCACGCAGGCAGAAGTGGAAGAGATCGTGAAAGACTCTCTTTATGCGAACGTCCTGTCTATGGAAGAAAAACCGAAAGACGGCAGGGAAGATCATAAAGAAGGAATCGGCTACTCCATCCCTGATGAACAGACCCGGACACCACAGGACTCCATTGTACGAAAAGAAAACTTCCAGGAGCTTGCAAAAGAAATACGGCAGTTGAATGAAAAGGAGCAGCTGGTAATCAGTTTGTTTTACCATGAAGAACTGACGTTGACGGAAATTGGTCATGTGTTGGAGCTGACCACGTCCAGAATCTCGCAAATTCATGCGAAAGCAATATATAAACTGCGTCATTCCCTACGGGAGATGATAGAAGCATGA
- the rpsB gene encoding 30S ribosomal protein S2, protein MSVISMKQLLEAGVHFGHQTRRWNPKMKKYIFTERNGIYIIDLQKTVKKVDEAFNYVKEVAADGGNILFVGTKKQAQDTVRDEATRCGMYYINQRWLGGTLTNFETIRKRIYRLKDIERMEEDGTFDVLPKKEVVDMLKEKDRLVKFLGGIKEMKSLPDAMFVIDPRKERIAIAEAHKLNIPVVGIVDTNCDPDEIDYVIPANDDAIRAVKLLTSKMADAVLEAKQGEETETTEETEAAVEAAQE, encoded by the coding sequence ATGTCAGTAATTTCTATGAAACAGCTGCTAGAAGCTGGTGTTCACTTCGGACACCAAACCCGTCGCTGGAACCCGAAAATGAAGAAATACATCTTCACGGAGCGTAACGGGATTTACATCATCGACCTTCAGAAAACTGTGAAGAAGGTAGACGAGGCATTCAACTACGTGAAAGAGGTCGCTGCTGACGGCGGTAACATTCTTTTCGTAGGTACGAAAAAACAAGCGCAGGACACTGTCCGCGACGAAGCTACTCGTTGTGGCATGTACTACATCAACCAACGTTGGTTGGGTGGAACGCTTACTAACTTCGAAACAATCCGCAAACGTATCTATCGTTTGAAAGATATTGAGCGTATGGAAGAAGACGGTACGTTCGACGTACTTCCTAAAAAAGAAGTTGTCGACATGCTTAAAGAGAAAGATCGTCTTGTTAAATTCCTAGGCGGAATTAAAGAAATGAAGAGCCTTCCGGATGCAATGTTTGTCATTGACCCTCGTAAAGAGCGCATCGCAATCGCTGAAGCTCATAAATTGAATATCCCGGTTGTAGGTATCGTTGATACTAACTGTGACCCAGACGAAATCGATTATGTCATCCCAGCAAACGATGACGCAATCCGTGCCGTTAAATTGTTGACTTCCAAGATGGCAGACGCTGTTCTTGAAGCGAAACAAGGGGAAGAAACAGAAACAACGGAAGAAACAGAAGCTGCAGTAGAAGCTGCTCAAGAGTAA
- the tsf gene encoding translation elongation factor Ts yields MAVNAKMVKELREKTGAGMMDCKKALTETDGDMDKAIEWLREKGISKAAKKADRIAAEGSAAIEIQGNTAVLFEVNCETDFVTKNDQFKELLKELGQHLVNQKPATVEEALEQKLHGDGEVLSSYITDRVAKIGEKLSLRRFVIKEKTDNDAFGAYLHMGGNIGVLTVLEGSTDEAAAKDVAMHVAAVSPRYVSRDEIPAEEADKEREVLKTQALNEGKPANIVEKMVEGRINKFFEEICLLDQSFVKDPDQKVKQFVASTGGQITGFDRFEVGEGMEKREENFADEVMSQVKK; encoded by the coding sequence ATGGCTGTAAATGCAAAAATGGTAAAAGAACTTCGTGAAAAAACTGGCGCAGGTATGATGGACTGTAAAAAAGCGCTGACAGAAACTGATGGTGACATGGACAAAGCGATCGAGTGGCTTCGTGAGAAAGGTATCTCCAAAGCTGCTAAGAAAGCAGATCGTATCGCTGCAGAAGGTTCTGCTGCAATTGAAATCCAAGGGAACACGGCTGTTCTTTTCGAAGTGAACTGTGAAACAGACTTCGTAACAAAGAACGACCAGTTCAAAGAGCTTTTGAAAGAACTTGGTCAACACCTGGTTAACCAAAAGCCGGCTACTGTAGAAGAAGCGCTTGAACAGAAACTTCACGGTGATGGAGAAGTTCTTAGCAGCTACATTACAGACCGCGTAGCGAAAATCGGTGAAAAGCTTTCCCTTCGCCGTTTCGTAATCAAAGAAAAAACAGATAACGATGCGTTTGGTGCTTACCTTCACATGGGTGGGAACATCGGTGTCCTTACCGTCCTTGAAGGTTCTACAGACGAAGCGGCAGCTAAAGACGTTGCGATGCACGTAGCGGCTGTAAGTCCTCGTTATGTATCCCGTGATGAAATCCCTGCCGAAGAAGCAGACAAAGAGCGCGAAGTTCTTAAGACTCAGGCGCTTAACGAAGGCAAACCTGCCAACATCGTTGAGAAAATGGTAGAAGGACGCATCAACAAGTTCTTCGAAGAGATCTGCCTGCTCGACCAAAGCTTTGTTAAAGATCCTGACCAGAAAGTGAAACAGTTCGTCGCTTCTACAGGCGGACAAATCACTGGTTTCGATCGTTTCGAAGTAGGAGAAGGTATGGAGAAACGTGAAGAAAACTTTGCTGATGAGGTAATGAGCCAAGTTAAAAAATAA